The following coding sequences lie in one Candidatus Nitrospira allomarina genomic window:
- the dnaK gene encoding molecular chaperone DnaK, with amino-acid sequence MSKIIGIDLGTTNSCVAVMSGGDPTVIANSEGGRTTPSVVALTDKDERLVGQIAKRQAITNPENTIYSVKRLMGRKYSSSEVKNAANRLSYKTAEGANGDAHVIIRGKSYSPAEVSAMILQKMKQTAEDYLGEKVTDAVITVPAYFDDSQRQATKDAGKIAGLNVLRIINEPTAASLAYGLDKKKDERIAVYDLGGGTFDVSILEIGEGVFEVKSTNGDTFLGGDDFDLRVMDWLVEEFKKDQGIDLRNDRMALQRLKEAAERAKIELSSSQETEINLPFITADASGPKHLVLKLTRSKYEQLVNDLIERTIEPCKKALADADMTTSDINEIVLVGGMTRMPKVIERVKQFFGKEPHRGVNPDEVVAIGAAIQGGVLKGDVKDVLLLDVTPLSLGIETLGGIFTKLIERNTTIPTKKGQIFSTAADNQTAVTIRVFQGEREMANDNKLLGQFDLVGLPMAPRGVPQIEVTFDIDANGIVHVSAKDMATQKEQSIKITASSGLSKEEVERLVKEAQSHTEEDKKKRELVEVKNQADTLIYSTEKNLSEHGDKIEETEKSNITEAVDALRKAMEGTDLEAIKTAMQNLTTASHKLAEEMYKKASTDASASGSGPEDGPGTTGGDSAGSEEKVVDAEFEEVDKGKN; translated from the coding sequence ATGAGCAAAATTATTGGGATTGATTTAGGAACAACAAATTCTTGCGTGGCTGTAATGAGCGGTGGAGACCCAACAGTCATTGCCAATTCGGAAGGCGGACGGACTACCCCTTCGGTTGTTGCTTTGACCGACAAAGACGAACGATTGGTCGGACAGATTGCCAAACGGCAAGCCATAACCAATCCGGAAAACACTATTTATTCGGTGAAACGTCTAATGGGAAGAAAGTATTCTTCTTCCGAAGTCAAAAATGCCGCAAATCGACTATCCTATAAAACGGCCGAAGGTGCTAATGGGGACGCCCACGTCATCATTCGAGGGAAAAGCTATAGTCCAGCAGAAGTTTCCGCCATGATTCTTCAAAAAATGAAGCAAACCGCTGAAGATTATTTGGGAGAAAAGGTGACGGATGCTGTCATTACGGTCCCAGCCTATTTTGATGATAGCCAACGCCAGGCTACCAAGGACGCAGGGAAAATCGCGGGATTAAATGTCTTGCGCATCATTAATGAGCCGACTGCAGCATCTCTCGCCTATGGGCTCGACAAGAAAAAAGATGAACGTATCGCGGTCTACGATCTCGGCGGTGGAACCTTTGACGTTTCCATTCTAGAAATTGGAGAAGGCGTCTTTGAAGTCAAGTCCACAAATGGTGATACCTTTTTGGGCGGAGACGACTTTGATCTTCGGGTCATGGATTGGTTAGTTGAAGAATTCAAAAAAGATCAAGGAATCGATTTACGGAATGATCGAATGGCCCTGCAACGACTGAAAGAAGCAGCCGAACGGGCAAAAATCGAGCTTTCCTCCTCCCAAGAAACCGAAATAAATCTACCCTTCATCACCGCTGATGCCAGTGGACCAAAACATTTGGTACTTAAACTCACCAGGTCAAAATACGAGCAATTGGTGAATGATTTAATTGAGCGAACAATCGAACCTTGCAAAAAAGCTCTGGCCGATGCGGATATGACCACCAGCGACATTAATGAAATCGTCTTGGTAGGTGGAATGACTCGGATGCCGAAAGTGATTGAACGAGTTAAGCAATTTTTTGGAAAAGAACCCCACCGTGGAGTGAATCCTGATGAAGTCGTGGCAATCGGTGCGGCCATTCAGGGTGGAGTCCTCAAGGGAGATGTGAAGGATGTCCTGTTATTGGATGTCACCCCGCTTTCACTCGGCATCGAAACATTAGGGGGAATCTTTACAAAACTCATCGAACGCAACACCACCATCCCCACCAAAAAGGGTCAAATTTTTTCAACAGCCGCCGACAACCAAACTGCCGTGACCATCAGAGTCTTTCAAGGTGAGCGGGAAATGGCCAATGACAATAAGCTATTGGGACAGTTTGATTTAGTGGGACTTCCGATGGCACCAAGAGGTGTTCCGCAAATTGAGGTTACATTTGATATCGACGCTAATGGCATTGTGCATGTCTCAGCCAAAGATATGGCCACGCAAAAAGAACAATCAATCAAGATCACGGCATCTAGCGGATTAAGTAAGGAAGAAGTTGAGCGTTTGGTTAAGGAAGCTCAAAGTCATACCGAAGAAGACAAAAAGAAACGGGAATTGGTCGAAGTCAAGAATCAAGCCGATACCCTTATTTATAGTACAGAAAAGAATTTGAGCGAACATGGAGACAAGATTGAGGAAACGGAGAAGTCCAACATCACCGAGGCGGTAGACGCACTTCGTAAAGCTATGGAGGGAACGGACCTCGAAGCGATTAAAACCGCCATGCAAAACCTCACCACCGCCTCTCATAAATTAGCAGAGGAAATGTACAAAAAGGCTTCGACGGATGCCTCTGCCAGCGGCTCTGGACCAGAAGACGGCCCTGGAACAACTGGCGGAGACAGCGCTGGCAGTGAGGAAAAAGTTGTAGATGCAGAATTTGAAGAAGTTGATAAAGGCAAAAATTAA